Proteins from one Niallia circulans genomic window:
- the trhA gene encoding PAQR family membrane homeostasis protein TrhA gives MNFSVKEEIANSITHGIGFLLSIPALVFLILYATETDNPWRIVSFTIFGATMVILYLCSTLLHSTTYSKLKDFFEILDHSAIYLLIAGTYTPFLLVAIRGPLGWTLFGIVWGLAVAGIVFKCYFVKKFIIASTILYVIMGWLIVSAIVPLFHAIGTQGAILLIIGGLFYTIGSIFYVLQKTPYFHAIWHVFVLAGSSFMYFCILFYV, from the coding sequence ATGAATTTTTCTGTAAAAGAAGAAATAGCCAACAGCATTACACATGGAATCGGCTTTTTGTTAAGCATTCCAGCACTTGTTTTTTTAATCCTTTATGCAACTGAAACAGATAATCCGTGGAGAATCGTCAGCTTTACGATATTTGGAGCAACAATGGTCATCTTGTATTTATGCTCGACTCTTCTTCACAGCACAACATACAGTAAGCTTAAGGATTTCTTTGAAATTCTCGATCATTCTGCCATCTATTTGCTGATTGCAGGAACGTATACACCCTTTTTACTTGTAGCAATAAGGGGACCGCTTGGCTGGACATTATTCGGGATTGTTTGGGGACTTGCCGTTGCAGGGATAGTATTTAAATGCTATTTTGTGAAGAAATTTATTATTGCCTCCACAATTCTGTACGTCATTATGGGCTGGCTGATAGTTTCAGCAATTGTTCCTTTATTCCATGCTATTGGAACACAAGGTGCCATTCTGCTCATTATTGGCGGTTTGTTTTATACAATCGGAAGCATATTTTATGTGCTCCAAAAAACCCCATACTTCCATGCAATCTGGCATGTATTTGTGTTAGCTGGAAGCTCGTTCATGTATTTTTGCATCTTATTTTATGTATAA